One Aerosakkonema funiforme FACHB-1375 genomic region harbors:
- the sipA gene encoding regulatory protein SipA, with product MTKEFTVGKKVRVVALPPYVKTAEPMPMLRPRDVIRLGEEGIVIDRRPGGYWGVRFARGAFLIDSQYIESIES from the coding sequence ATGACTAAAGAATTTACCGTTGGTAAAAAAGTCCGAGTGGTGGCATTACCACCTTACGTCAAAACAGCCGAACCAATGCCAATGCTGCGTCCTCGCGACGTGATTCGCCTTGGCGAAGAAGGGATAGTGATCGATCGCCGTCCGGGCGGTTATTGGGGCGTTCGCTTTGCCAGAGGAGCGTTCCTCATCGATAGCCAGTACATTGAGTCGATCGAATCATAA
- a CDS encoding sirohydrochlorin chelatase yields the protein MFAANSSSPTSLSNSQSLELPPLPLQRPLLAIGHGSRDDDGRQSFLEFAAAYQALDTSRPVVPCFLELTGPTIQEGIDKCVEQGYTELSALPILLFAARHNKFDITNELDRAKQRHPQLKIHYGRHFGVTPGILELWGQRLAELDRPEWKREDTVLLFVGRGSSDPDANGDVYKLARILWEGSGYLTVETCFIGITHPRLEEGFRRARLYQPKRIIVLPYFLFTGLLVKKIFDITAQQQEQYPHIAMTCLPEMGLHPQLFRVLREREIETQLGQVQMNCEMCKFRLAFNSSSNGHSHAHDHFHYGHGHRHHHTHDHSHDDSAHNHAHHSHHNHSHDHDHPAVDPYADLEKYHQKIWQAP from the coding sequence ATGTTTGCTGCCAATTCATCCAGTCCGACTTCTTTATCTAACTCCCAGTCCTTAGAATTGCCACCTCTGCCGCTGCAACGTCCTCTACTGGCGATCGGTCACGGCAGCAGAGATGATGATGGAAGGCAGAGTTTTCTAGAATTTGCCGCCGCCTATCAAGCTTTGGACACCTCTCGTCCCGTCGTACCCTGCTTTTTGGAACTGACCGGCCCTACAATTCAAGAGGGAATAGACAAATGCGTCGAACAAGGCTACACCGAACTTTCAGCCTTGCCAATACTTTTATTTGCAGCTCGGCACAACAAGTTTGACATCACGAACGAATTAGACCGGGCAAAACAAAGGCATCCCCAGCTAAAGATTCACTACGGGCGTCATTTTGGCGTCACGCCAGGGATATTAGAATTGTGGGGTCAGCGCCTTGCCGAACTCGATCGACCGGAGTGGAAGCGAGAAGATACCGTCCTCCTATTTGTCGGTCGAGGTTCCAGCGACCCGGATGCCAACGGCGACGTATACAAACTCGCCCGCATCCTTTGGGAAGGCAGCGGTTATCTGACAGTCGAAACTTGCTTTATCGGCATTACTCATCCCCGTTTGGAAGAAGGTTTCCGTCGCGCCAGACTCTACCAACCCAAACGGATTATAGTTTTACCGTACTTCCTCTTCACCGGACTTCTGGTTAAAAAGATTTTCGATATCACCGCCCAACAGCAAGAGCAATATCCCCATATTGCCATGACTTGCTTACCGGAAATGGGGCTTCATCCCCAACTTTTCAGGGTATTGCGAGAACGGGAAATTGAAACTCAGCTAGGTCAAGTGCAGATGAACTGCGAAATGTGCAAATTCCGCCTAGCATTTAATTCCTCCAGCAACGGACATTCTCACGCCCACGATCATTTCCATTACGGACACGGACATCGCCATCACCATACTCACGATCACTCTCACGATGATTCTGCCCATAATCACGCGCACCACAGTCATCATAACCACAGCCATGACCATGACCACCCCGCCGTTGACCCTTATGCAGATTTAGAAAAATATCATCAAAAAATTTGGCAAGCACCCTAG
- a CDS encoding IS1/IS1595 family N-terminal zinc-binding domain-containing protein, translating into MTDHLEPYRQLARAIRFAPPQGQHERFNRLVHQPLPVPPVHNFDTAQLAQSSFVAPDPGPSPDPSEHAAALVRAAVSKHTVLPAAYNIQENIGDRISRLANHKIAAPLIIAPKIPEPDPNWTPPPPPVTQNLVTQAPTLTEVSVENKSAVPHPETAVNLSQVPTTTFVKTEDVSPPETQPIDLSQIETIVVETEDVSPPETQPIDLSQIETIVVETEDVSPPKTQPIDLSQIETIVVETEDVSPPETQSIDLSQIETIVVETEDVSPPETQSIDSNQIETIVVEAEDLVAPETQPVDLSQTDTTVVETEDVSPPETQSIDLSQIETIVVETEDLVAPETQPVDLSQTDTTVVETEDVSASETQQADLSLATAPVENEAAITAADTAAAEIQDAVPVVEREDLAGQEEQGEELNQTATNDREELVVSEVETLPRSESEASESENLTVTCPKCNSTDVRKNGRQKDKQKYLCKDCGRQFVWTGSVEEKVQPKSETEKEPKPVDEIFTPKSKGSKSKLKKSSKGFGRGKKR; encoded by the coding sequence GTGACAGATCACTTAGAACCCTATCGGCAGCTAGCTCGTGCGATCCGATTCGCTCCCCCGCAGGGGCAACATGAGCGATTCAATCGATTGGTGCATCAGCCGCTTCCCGTACCGCCAGTACATAACTTTGATACAGCACAGCTGGCACAGTCATCTTTTGTTGCACCCGATCCAGGGCCAAGCCCAGATCCGTCAGAACACGCGGCGGCGCTAGTGCGTGCAGCGGTTTCTAAGCATACCGTCCTGCCAGCCGCCTATAACATTCAAGAAAATATAGGCGATCGCATCAGCCGCTTAGCAAACCACAAAATAGCCGCACCGCTTATTATAGCGCCTAAAATTCCCGAACCTGACCCCAACTGGACGCCACCTCCTCCTCCGGTCACTCAAAATTTAGTTACTCAAGCACCAACGCTGACAGAGGTAAGTGTTGAGAATAAGTCAGCTGTCCCTCACCCAGAAACCGCAGTTAACTTAAGTCAAGTTCCGACAACAACCTTTGTCAAAACTGAGGATGTCTCTCCCCCAGAAACTCAGCCCATAGACTTAAGTCAAATCGAAACAATAGTTGTCGAAACTGAGGATGTCTCTCCCCCAGAAACTCAGCCCATAGACTTAAGTCAAATCGAAACAATAGTTGTCGAAACTGAGGATGTCTCTCCCCCAAAAACTCAGCCCATAGACTTAAGTCAAATCGAAACAATAGTTGTCGAAACTGAGGATGTCTCTCCCCCAGAAACTCAGTCAATAGACTTAAGTCAAATCGAAACAATAGTTGTCGAAACTGAGGATGTCTCTCCCCCAGAAACTCAGTCAATAGACTCAAATCAAATCGAAACAATAGTTGTCGAAGCGGAAGATTTAGTTGCGCCAGAAACTCAACCAGTAGATTTAAGTCAAACTGACACAACAGTTGTCGAAACTGAGGATGTCTCTCCCCCAGAAACTCAGTCAATAGACTTAAGTCAAATCGAAACAATAGTTGTCGAAACGGAAGATTTAGTTGCGCCAGAAACTCAACCGGTAGATTTAAGTCAAACTGACACAACAGTTGTTGAAACTGAGGATGTCTCTGCCTCAGAAACTCAGCAAGCAGATTTAAGCTTAGCTACTGCACCTGTGGAAAATGAGGCAGCCATCACCGCAGCGGATACGGCAGCAGCAGAAATTCAAGATGCCGTACCTGTTGTTGAAAGAGAAGATTTAGCTGGACAAGAAGAACAAGGAGAAGAGTTAAATCAAACAGCCACAAATGATAGGGAAGAATTGGTAGTTTCTGAAGTAGAAACATTACCGAGATCGGAGAGCGAAGCATCGGAAAGTGAGAACCTTACAGTTACTTGTCCGAAATGTAACTCTACTGATGTTCGCAAAAATGGCCGTCAAAAGGACAAACAAAAGTACCTTTGCAAAGACTGCGGCAGACAATTTGTTTGGACTGGTTCTGTTGAGGAAAAAGTTCAGCCGAAGTCTGAGACAGAAAAAGAACCAAAGCCTGTTGATGAAATCTTCACCCCTAAATCAAAAGGTTCCAAGAGCAAACTTAAGAAATCATCTAAAGGCTTTGGACGTGGCAAAAAAAGGTAA
- a CDS encoding RNA-guided endonuclease InsQ/TnpB family protein: MFGCQQVLIKPDRDLKAVLEFICGESNKLHNCAIYYARQMYFKADKYVKPFDLNNELKRNPHYSALCAQAAQQVCGAVGESVKSFQGLLKLFNEGGLANRPKFPNYRTKNGLHLIAYPKQALGKKLVDGQIAIPLGRRVQTWFGIKNFLLTMPSNLEYSDIRELRILPRNGCFYAEFVYKVDAVDALLDPLKALGIDSGLNNWLTCVSNVGTSFIVDGLHLKSLNRWYNKQISTLKDGKPPGFWSNRLAAITEKRNRLLRDAVNKAARQVIEHCDKNGIGTVVFGWNKGQKDSANMGAKTNQKFVQIPTARLKDRIKQLCEHYGIQFVETEESYTSKASFVDRDELPTFGEKPEGWQAAGKRIKRGLYRTAQNWYINADCNGAANILRKVSMTLGLDLNGVSRGALTRPTRISFWVTAKKTLIGTGLPSLVASA, from the coding sequence ATGTTTGGTTGTCAGCAAGTTTTAATCAAGCCAGATAGAGATCTAAAAGCGGTTCTTGAGTTCATTTGTGGAGAGTCCAACAAACTGCACAATTGCGCGATTTACTATGCTCGTCAGATGTATTTCAAGGCTGACAAGTACGTTAAGCCGTTCGACTTGAACAATGAGCTTAAACGGAATCCGCACTACAGCGCGTTATGCGCTCAGGCTGCACAGCAAGTCTGTGGTGCGGTTGGAGAATCAGTTAAATCCTTCCAGGGGTTGTTAAAACTGTTCAATGAGGGTGGATTAGCCAATCGTCCGAAGTTCCCTAACTACCGAACAAAAAACGGATTGCACCTGATTGCATACCCGAAACAGGCACTCGGTAAAAAGCTGGTTGATGGGCAAATTGCGATCCCATTGGGGCGGAGGGTTCAAACATGGTTTGGAATAAAGAATTTTTTGCTGACAATGCCGTCAAACCTTGAGTATTCCGATATTCGAGAGCTGAGAATCCTTCCCCGTAATGGGTGTTTTTATGCTGAGTTTGTCTACAAGGTTGACGCTGTTGACGCTCTTCTAGACCCATTGAAAGCATTAGGAATTGATTCTGGCTTGAATAACTGGCTAACCTGTGTGAGCAATGTCGGTACTAGCTTCATTGTGGATGGTTTGCACCTTAAAAGCTTGAATCGCTGGTACAACAAGCAGATTTCAACACTTAAAGATGGAAAGCCTCCAGGGTTTTGGAGCAATCGATTAGCTGCAATCACCGAGAAGCGTAATCGCCTCCTTCGTGATGCAGTGAATAAAGCCGCTCGGCAAGTAATTGAACACTGCGATAAGAACGGTATTGGTACAGTCGTTTTCGGTTGGAACAAAGGGCAGAAAGACTCTGCCAACATGGGAGCCAAGACGAATCAGAAATTTGTTCAAATTCCTACCGCACGTCTCAAAGACCGAATTAAGCAATTGTGCGAACACTACGGCATTCAATTTGTCGAAACTGAAGAATCGTACACTTCAAAAGCTTCATTCGTGGACAGAGACGAGCTACCTACGTTCGGTGAAAAACCTGAAGGGTGGCAAGCCGCTGGAAAGCGAATCAAAAGAGGTTTGTACCGCACTGCTCAGAACTGGTACATCAACGCAGATTGTAATGGCGCTGCCAACATTCTGCGTAAAGTAAGCATGACGTTGGGTTTAGACCTTAACGGAGTGTCTAGGGGCGCTTTGACTCGTCCCACCCGAATTTCATTTTGGGTGACAGCTAAAAAGACCCTTATAGGGACGGGTTTACCCTCCCTCGTAGCATCTGCTTAG
- a CDS encoding HEAT repeat domain-containing protein, protein MYDDDDLTLLDPEIDLESPLDRLEPLEETEVAKPDPEAMLALLTAQDTQQRMIATRAFCELQDDRAIPHLICLLTDPCPLVRVSAAYALGRNPSPDAVEPLISQLNRDWNGYVRKGIIWALGNCRDRRSLPPLIDALKTDISAVRLWAASGLAQMAEVSYESVIAGVPPLIEALIQDPVAAVRSNCAWALGQLCRELPSNVVYAGAIDALIMALEEDVDMGVREDAKASLLRVGDPRGLQVIEGLQQEGLVG, encoded by the coding sequence ATGTATGACGATGACGACCTAACCCTACTAGATCCAGAGATTGACTTAGAAAGTCCCCTCGATCGACTGGAACCTCTGGAAGAAACAGAAGTTGCCAAGCCAGATCCAGAGGCTATGCTGGCGCTGCTGACGGCACAAGATACGCAGCAACGGATGATCGCGACGCGGGCTTTCTGCGAACTTCAGGACGATCGCGCTATCCCGCATTTGATTTGCTTACTGACAGATCCCTGTCCTTTGGTACGGGTGAGTGCAGCTTATGCACTGGGAAGAAACCCCAGTCCAGATGCAGTTGAGCCTTTAATCTCCCAACTAAATCGGGATTGGAATGGCTATGTTCGTAAAGGCATTATCTGGGCTTTGGGAAATTGTCGAGATCGGCGTTCTTTGCCACCTCTGATCGACGCCCTCAAAACAGATATTTCTGCGGTACGTTTGTGGGCTGCTAGCGGGTTGGCACAAATGGCTGAGGTAAGCTACGAATCAGTAATAGCGGGGGTGCCGCCGCTGATTGAAGCTTTAATTCAAGATCCGGTTGCTGCTGTACGCAGTAACTGTGCCTGGGCGTTGGGACAACTTTGCCGCGAACTGCCTTCTAACGTTGTTTATGCTGGTGCGATCGACGCTCTCATTATGGCGCTAGAAGAAGATGTCGATATGGGAGTCAGAGAAGATGCTAAAGCTTCTCTGTTGAGAGTTGGCGATCCTCGCGGACTGCAAGTGATTGAAGGGCTGCAACAGGAAGGATTAGTAGGTTGA